One segment of Mycolicibacterium baixiangningiae DNA contains the following:
- the corA gene encoding magnesium/cobalt transporter CorA produces MPSFHVPVARATVDCGVYCDGDRLPGRYTHASALQKAHELEGQGRSAFVWIGLHEPDEHQMQTVADVFGLHELAVEDAVHAHQRPKVERYDDTLFLVLKTVKYIEHESMAKVREIVETGEIMIFVGVDFVVTVRHGEHSGLTGVRKRLEDSPAALALGPYAVMHAIADQVVDSYLDVTQMVETDIDAMEEDIFSPRSRTNIENIYLLKREVVELRRAVAPLTPALQRISDFDDLISIEVRRYIRDVLDHNIRASDRIGSYDDLLSSLVQAALGKVAMQQNVDMRKISAWVAIAAVPTAMAGIYGMNFDYMPELHQVWGYPAVLLVMVTVCTLLYRTFRRNHWL; encoded by the coding sequence ATGCCGTCTTTCCACGTGCCGGTGGCCAGGGCGACTGTGGATTGTGGAGTGTATTGCGACGGGGACCGCCTGCCCGGCAGGTACACCCACGCGTCCGCGCTGCAGAAGGCCCACGAATTGGAGGGCCAGGGACGGTCGGCGTTCGTCTGGATCGGACTACACGAACCCGACGAGCACCAGATGCAGACGGTCGCCGATGTGTTCGGCCTGCACGAACTCGCCGTCGAAGACGCGGTGCACGCCCATCAGCGGCCGAAGGTCGAACGCTACGACGACACGCTGTTCCTGGTGCTCAAGACGGTCAAGTACATCGAGCACGAATCCATGGCCAAGGTCCGTGAGATCGTCGAGACCGGCGAGATCATGATCTTCGTCGGAGTTGATTTCGTCGTCACCGTCCGGCACGGCGAACACAGCGGGCTGACCGGCGTGCGAAAGCGCCTCGAGGATTCGCCCGCGGCCCTGGCTCTCGGCCCGTATGCCGTGATGCACGCGATCGCCGATCAGGTGGTGGACAGTTACCTCGACGTCACCCAGATGGTGGAGACCGATATCGACGCCATGGAGGAGGACATCTTCTCGCCCCGATCGCGGACCAACATCGAGAACATCTACCTGCTCAAACGTGAAGTGGTGGAACTGCGCCGCGCCGTCGCACCGCTGACACCGGCGCTGCAGCGGATCAGCGACTTCGACGATCTGATCTCCATCGAGGTGCGTCGCTACATTCGTGACGTCCTCGACCACAACATCCGTGCCTCCGACCGGATCGGCAGCTACGACGACCTGCTCAGCTCGCTGGTACAGGCCGCGCTCGGCAAGGTCGCGATGCAGCAGAACGTCGACATGCGCAAGATCTCGGCGTGGGTCGCGATCGCCGCGGTGCCGACAGCGATGGCCGGCATCTACGGGATGAACTTCGACTACATGCCGGAACTGCACCAGGTGTGGGGCTATCCCGCGGTGCTGCTGGTGATGGTGACGGTGTGCACGCTGCTCTACCGCACCTTCCGCCGCAACCACTGGCTCTAA
- a CDS encoding carbohydrate ABC transporter permease, whose amino-acid sequence MTATVDTAPDTAPPTATSGGSDDAKSERRLAFLLITPAVILMLAVTAYPIVYSVWLSLQRYNLATPDDTEFVGLQNYVTVLTDGYWWTALAVTLGITVVSVAIEFVLGMALALVMHRTIFGKGVVRTAILVPYGIVTVAASYSWYYAWTPGTGYLANLLPEGSAPLTEQLPSLAIVVLAEVWKTTPFMALLLLAGLALVPQDLLNAAQMDGAGPWKRLVKIILPLIKPAILVALLFRTLDAFRVFDNIYVLTQGANNTGSVSILGYDNLFKAFNLGLGSAISVLIFLCVAIIAFIYIKLFGASAPGSDEEGQR is encoded by the coding sequence GTGACAGCCACTGTTGACACCGCACCCGACACGGCTCCGCCCACCGCGACCAGTGGCGGCAGCGACGATGCGAAATCCGAGCGGCGGCTGGCGTTCCTGCTGATCACCCCGGCGGTCATCCTGATGCTGGCCGTCACGGCCTATCCGATCGTCTACTCGGTGTGGCTGAGCCTGCAGCGCTACAACCTCGCCACGCCCGACGACACCGAGTTCGTCGGGTTGCAGAACTACGTCACCGTGCTCACCGACGGCTACTGGTGGACCGCGCTGGCGGTGACACTGGGCATCACGGTGGTGTCGGTGGCCATCGAATTCGTCCTCGGTATGGCGTTGGCGCTGGTGATGCACCGGACGATCTTCGGTAAAGGTGTGGTGCGCACGGCGATCCTGGTCCCGTACGGCATCGTCACCGTCGCGGCGTCCTACAGCTGGTACTACGCATGGACACCGGGCACCGGCTACCTGGCCAACCTCCTTCCCGAGGGCAGCGCCCCGCTGACCGAACAGCTTCCGTCGCTGGCGATCGTCGTCCTCGCCGAGGTGTGGAAGACGACGCCGTTCATGGCGCTGCTGCTGCTCGCCGGTCTCGCGCTGGTGCCCCAGGATCTGCTCAACGCCGCACAGATGGACGGCGCGGGCCCGTGGAAGCGGCTGGTGAAAATCATTCTGCCGCTGATCAAACCGGCCATCCTGGTGGCGCTGCTGTTCCGCACGCTCGACGCGTTCCGGGTGTTCGACAACATCTACGTGCTGACCCAGGGCGCCAACAACACCGGATCGGTGTCGATTCTCGGCTACGACAACCTCTTCAAGGCGTTCAACCTCGGGCTCGGCTCGGCGATCAGCGTGCTGATCTTCCTGTGCGTGGCGATCATCGCGTTCATCTACATCAAGCTGTTCGGAGCGTCGGCCCCCGGGTCGGACGAGGAAGGGCAGCGATGA
- a CDS encoding carbohydrate ABC transporter permease: MGAGRATGWTVVNILVVLYALFPVLWILSLSLKPTSSVKDGKLIPSEITFANYKGIFSGSAFSSALVNSIGIGLITTVIAVTVGGMAAYAVARLAFPGKKLLVGVALLIAMFPQISLVTPLFNIERSLGLFDTWPGLIIPYITFALPLAIYTLSAFFREIPWDLEKAAKMDGATPAQAFRKVIAPLAAPGIVTAAILVFIFAWNDLLLALSLTATERAITAPVAIANFTGSSQFEEPTGSIAAGAMVITIPIIVFVLIFQRRIVAGLTSGAVKG; this comes from the coding sequence GTGGGTGCCGGGCGCGCGACCGGATGGACTGTCGTCAACATCCTCGTGGTGCTCTACGCGCTGTTTCCGGTGCTGTGGATCCTGAGCCTTTCGCTCAAGCCGACGTCGAGTGTCAAGGACGGCAAGCTGATTCCGTCGGAGATCACCTTCGCCAACTACAAGGGCATCTTCTCGGGGAGCGCGTTCAGTTCGGCACTGGTCAACTCGATCGGTATCGGCCTCATCACCACGGTCATCGCCGTGACGGTCGGTGGCATGGCCGCGTACGCGGTGGCGCGCCTGGCGTTCCCGGGTAAGAAGCTGCTGGTCGGCGTCGCGCTGCTGATCGCGATGTTCCCCCAGATCTCGCTGGTGACACCGCTGTTCAACATCGAGCGTTCGCTGGGACTGTTCGACACCTGGCCCGGCCTCATCATTCCGTACATCACCTTCGCGCTGCCGCTGGCCATCTACACGCTGTCGGCGTTCTTCCGGGAGATCCCGTGGGATCTGGAGAAGGCCGCGAAGATGGACGGTGCGACTCCGGCGCAGGCGTTCCGCAAGGTCATCGCGCCGCTCGCGGCGCCCGGCATCGTCACCGCCGCGATCCTGGTGTTCATCTTCGCGTGGAACGACCTGCTGCTGGCGCTGTCGCTGACGGCGACGGAGCGGGCGATCACGGCGCCGGTGGCGATCGCGAACTTCACGGGCAGTTCGCAGTTCGAGGAACCGACCGGGTCGATCGCGGCGGGCGCGATGGTGATCACCATCCCGATCATTGTCTTCGTTCTGATCTTCCAACGACGGATTGTCGCCGGGTTGACGTCCGGTGCGGTGAAGGGGTAG
- a CDS encoding suppressor of fused domain protein yields MTDVLTAVRTHLGEHFRRAGITAEPAAASVTFLGTERIEVLRFGPDSDGVAHYVSVGCSRHPMFDPAELVTDAIHGPRAEVVVTLRGSTPKGLARSVAVLAAAPAVEGLVLEEDALIDLETPLWESSPFTAFLLGHSDIEEVPLPGPLPAVTIFSATPITATEAAWVRLKGADAMREAWVTDGVDVLDPRRRAASPS; encoded by the coding sequence GTGACCGACGTCCTGACCGCGGTACGCACCCATCTGGGTGAGCATTTCCGGCGCGCCGGAATCACCGCCGAGCCCGCCGCCGCCAGCGTCACGTTCCTGGGCACCGAACGCATCGAGGTGCTGCGGTTCGGCCCGGACTCCGATGGTGTCGCGCACTATGTGTCCGTGGGCTGTTCGCGGCACCCGATGTTCGACCCCGCCGAGTTGGTGACCGACGCGATCCACGGACCGCGAGCCGAAGTGGTTGTCACGCTGCGTGGTTCGACGCCGAAGGGTCTTGCCCGTTCGGTTGCGGTGCTCGCCGCCGCGCCCGCGGTGGAGGGCCTCGTCCTGGAGGAGGACGCGTTGATCGATCTCGAGACGCCGCTGTGGGAATCTTCGCCGTTCACCGCTTTCCTGTTGGGGCACAGCGATATCGAGGAGGTTCCGCTGCCCGGCCCGCTGCCCGCGGTGACGATCTTCTCGGCGACTCCGATCACCGCGACCGAGGCGGCGTGGGTGCGGCTCAAGGGCGCCGACGCGATGCGCGAGGCGTGGGTGACCGACGGTGTCGACGTGCTCGACCCCCGGCGACGGGCCGCCAGCCCGAGTTAG
- a CDS encoding glycine betaine ABC transporter substrate-binding protein, with the protein MVVRRLLAALCAVLVTACGGPQGGPSLTIGSAEDDVSLITAHLYAAALRYYGTATRVESAADPLTALDAGDVAVVPGLTGRLLARFQPDATARADEQVYRDMVSALPEGIAAGDYTTAAEDKPALAVTESTVADMGGQDLSALVRRCGDIRPGRVRALRTPAVIGTCRLRAPRESPDTATLFAAVQAGAVNAAWTTTAAPGIPPELVVLADRTSLVRAENVVPLYRRNTLEESQILALNEVAGVLDTAALAQMRARVADGADPAAVAGEWLANHPLRD; encoded by the coding sequence ATGGTCGTGCGCCGTCTTCTGGCCGCACTGTGCGCGGTGTTGGTGACCGCGTGCGGGGGACCGCAGGGCGGGCCGTCGCTGACGATCGGGTCCGCCGAGGACGACGTGTCGCTGATCACCGCGCATCTCTACGCCGCCGCGCTGCGCTACTACGGCACCGCCACCCGGGTCGAGTCGGCCGCCGACCCGCTGACCGCGCTCGACGCCGGTGACGTCGCGGTGGTGCCGGGCCTGACCGGACGGCTGCTGGCGCGCTTCCAGCCCGATGCGACCGCCCGCGCCGACGAACAGGTCTACCGGGATATGGTCTCGGCGCTACCCGAGGGGATCGCCGCCGGTGACTACACCACTGCGGCCGAGGACAAACCGGCCCTCGCGGTGACCGAGTCGACCGTCGCCGATATGGGCGGGCAGGACCTCTCGGCGCTGGTACGGCGGTGCGGCGACATCAGGCCGGGCAGGGTCCGTGCCCTGCGCACACCGGCGGTGATCGGTACCTGCCGGCTGCGAGCCCCGCGCGAATCCCCGGACACCGCAACCCTGTTCGCCGCGGTGCAGGCCGGCGCGGTGAACGCCGCGTGGACCACGACCGCGGCGCCGGGCATCCCGCCGGAACTGGTGGTGCTCGCCGACCGCACGTCACTGGTGCGAGCGGAGAACGTGGTGCCGCTGTACCGGCGCAACACCCTCGAGGAATCGCAGATCCTCGCGCTCAACGAGGTCGCCGGGGTACTCGACACCGCCGCGCTGGCGCAGATGCGCGCCCGGGTCGCCGACGGTGCGGACCCGGCCGCGGTGGCCGGCGAATGGCTGGCCAACCATCCGC
- a CDS encoding ABC transporter ATP-binding protein, translating to MAEIVLDKVSKSYPNGATAVKDLSITIADGEFIILVGPSGCGKSTTLNMIAGLEDISSGDLRIGGERVNDKAPKDRDIAMVFQSYALYPHMSVRQNIGFPLTLAKVKKEEINAKVEETAKILDLTELLDRKPGQLSGGQRQRVAMGRAIVRNPKAFLMDEPLSNLDAKLRVQMRSEISRLQSRLGTTTVYVTHDQTEAMTLGDRVVVMLAGVAQQIGSPEELYNRPANLFVAGFIGSPSMNFFPASLTDVGVRLPFGEVTLTQEAHDLINRRGKPKNIIVGVRPEHLEDASVLDGYARIRALSFEVEADMVESLGAEKYVHFRIEGAGARSDQLAQLAVESGQGDNEFVARVSTESPVRQGDTITLALDTSKLVIFDADSGENLTIPDEQSSAAPTIVEPAEPAE from the coding sequence ATGGCCGAAATCGTCTTGGACAAGGTGAGCAAGAGTTACCCGAACGGTGCGACGGCCGTGAAGGATCTGTCGATCACCATCGCCGACGGCGAGTTCATCATCCTGGTCGGTCCGTCGGGCTGCGGGAAGTCGACGACGCTCAACATGATCGCCGGGCTGGAGGACATCTCCTCGGGTGATCTGCGCATCGGCGGTGAGCGGGTCAACGACAAAGCGCCCAAGGACCGCGACATCGCGATGGTGTTCCAGTCCTATGCGCTGTATCCGCATATGAGTGTGCGGCAGAACATCGGCTTCCCCCTCACGCTGGCGAAGGTCAAGAAAGAGGAGATCAACGCCAAGGTCGAGGAGACCGCGAAGATTCTCGACCTCACCGAACTGTTGGACCGCAAACCCGGTCAGCTCTCCGGTGGTCAGCGCCAGCGAGTGGCGATGGGACGCGCGATCGTGCGCAATCCCAAGGCATTCCTGATGGACGAGCCGCTGTCGAACCTCGATGCGAAGCTGCGCGTGCAGATGCGCTCGGAGATCTCGCGGTTGCAGAGCCGGCTGGGCACCACCACCGTCTACGTCACGCACGACCAGACCGAGGCGATGACGCTCGGCGACCGCGTCGTGGTCATGCTCGCCGGGGTGGCCCAGCAGATCGGTTCTCCCGAAGAGCTCTACAACCGGCCGGCGAACCTGTTCGTCGCCGGGTTCATCGGATCGCCCTCGATGAACTTCTTCCCGGCGTCGCTGACCGACGTCGGGGTGCGGCTGCCTTTCGGCGAGGTGACGCTCACGCAGGAGGCGCACGATCTGATCAACCGGCGCGGTAAGCCGAAGAACATCATCGTCGGGGTGCGGCCCGAACACCTCGAGGACGCCTCGGTGCTCGACGGTTACGCGCGCATCCGCGCGCTGTCATTCGAGGTCGAGGCCGACATGGTGGAGTCGCTCGGCGCCGAGAAGTACGTGCACTTCCGCATCGAGGGCGCCGGCGCCCGGTCCGATCAGCTCGCCCAGCTCGCCGTCGAATCCGGACAAGGTGACAACGAGTTCGTGGCACGGGTTTCCACTGAATCCCCGGTCCGCCAGGGGGACACCATCACCCTCGCGCTCGACACGTCGAAGCTGGTGATCTTCGATGCCGATTCGGGGGAGAACCTGACGATCCCCGACGAGCAGTCGTCCGCCGCGCCGACAATCGTGGAACCGGCCGAACCCGCCGAGTGA
- a CDS encoding NAD(P)-dependent malic enzyme: MVRTPQVVIDDAEIFAAHEGGKLSVELKAPLDTQRALSIAYTPGVAQVSRAIAKDPSLAAKYTWANRLVAVVSDGSAVLGLGDIGAAASLPVMEGKSALFKTFGGLDSIPIVLDTNDPDEIVETLVRLRPTFGAVNLEDISAPRCFEIERRVIEALDCPVMHDDQHGTAIVVLAALMGAAKVLDRDMAALRVVISGAGAAGVACANILLAAGIPDVTVLDSKGIVHTGRDDLNPFKAELAERTNPAGRTGGVAEALDGADMFLGLSAGVVPEAAVATMAPGGIVFALSNPDPEIHPDAARKYATVVATGRSDFPNQINNVLAFPGVFRGALDAGARRITERMKVAAAEAIFSVVGDDLAVDHIVPSALDPRVAPAVAAAVGTASQAAPELG; the protein is encoded by the coding sequence ATGGTGCGTACCCCGCAAGTCGTCATCGATGACGCAGAGATCTTCGCCGCCCACGAGGGCGGCAAATTGTCGGTGGAACTCAAGGCGCCGCTGGACACTCAGCGGGCCCTGTCGATCGCCTACACGCCGGGTGTCGCGCAGGTCAGCCGCGCCATCGCGAAGGACCCCTCGTTGGCCGCGAAATACACGTGGGCCAACCGGCTGGTGGCGGTGGTCAGCGATGGCAGCGCCGTCCTCGGCCTCGGTGACATCGGTGCGGCCGCCTCGCTGCCGGTGATGGAAGGCAAGAGCGCACTGTTCAAGACGTTCGGCGGCCTCGACTCCATCCCGATCGTGCTCGACACCAACGATCCCGACGAGATCGTCGAGACGCTGGTGCGGTTGCGGCCGACGTTCGGCGCGGTGAACCTCGAGGACATCTCGGCCCCGCGCTGCTTCGAGATCGAACGCCGCGTCATCGAAGCGCTCGACTGTCCGGTCATGCACGACGACCAGCACGGCACCGCGATCGTCGTGCTCGCCGCCCTGATGGGTGCGGCCAAGGTCCTCGACCGGGATATGGCCGCGTTGCGGGTGGTGATCTCCGGGGCCGGTGCCGCCGGCGTCGCATGCGCCAACATCCTGCTCGCGGCCGGCATCCCCGACGTCACCGTGCTGGACAGCAAGGGCATCGTGCACACCGGACGCGACGACCTCAACCCGTTCAAAGCCGAACTCGCCGAGCGCACCAACCCGGCGGGACGCACCGGCGGGGTCGCCGAGGCGCTCGACGGCGCCGACATGTTCCTCGGCCTGTCGGCCGGTGTCGTCCCCGAGGCGGCGGTCGCGACGATGGCGCCGGGCGGCATCGTGTTCGCGCTGTCCAATCCCGACCCCGAGATCCACCCGGACGCCGCGCGCAAGTACGCCACCGTCGTGGCGACCGGCCGCAGCGACTTCCCGAACCAGATCAACAACGTGCTGGCGTTTCCCGGCGTGTTCCGCGGCGCACTGGACGCCGGGGCGCGGCGGATCACCGAGCGGATGAAGGTGGCCGCGGCCGAGGCGATCTTCTCGGTGGTCGGCGACGATCTTGCCGTCGACCACATCGTGCCCAGTGCGCTCGATCCGCGGGTGGCTCCAGCGGTGGCCGCGGCGGTCGGCACCGCCTCGCAAGCCGCCCCCGAACTCGGCTGA